A stretch of Buteo buteo chromosome 9, bButBut1.hap1.1, whole genome shotgun sequence DNA encodes these proteins:
- the PAPOLG gene encoding poly(A) polymerase gamma — protein MKEMCGTPRLQNDPQKHYGITSPISLAPPKDIDCVHTQKLVEAMKPFGVFEDEEELNHRLVVLGKLNNLVREWISELGESKNLPPSAVANVGGKIFTFGSYRLGVHTKGADIDAVCVAPRHVERSDFFQSFFEKLKHQEGIKNLRAVEDAYVPVVKFEFDGIEIDLVFARLSMQTVSDNLDLRDDSRLRSLDIRCIRSLNGCRVTDEILHLVPNKENFRLTLRAIKLWAKRRGIYSNMLGFLGGVSWAMLVARTCQLYPNALASTLVNKFFLVFSKWEWPNPVLLKQPEESNLNLPVWDPRVNPSDRYHVMPIITPAYPQQNSTYNVSTSTRAVMVEEFKHGLAVTNEILQGKSDWSKLFEPLNFFQKYKHYIVLTASASTEEHHLEWIGLVESKIRVLVGNLERNEFITIAHVKPQSFPGNRELCKQSGYVSMWFLGIVFRKVENAESVNIDLTCVIQSFTDTVYRQASNLNVLKEGMKIEAAHVKRKHLHYFLPAETLQKRKKQSMPGISQNASGLQCKRTSSDGSCLDSSRDMDSRTPYNSSSLNKISKLDTCTAEIERNAVYRKSNGVNNREKIPCVAVSSVSKGLPIPVIDSKMEATIAIRTLGPPAGCNIPGHNTISQLRACFVQGQHELSGTPITDPKTAAPKRPYSVTTKGPHSLTSEECPKKPVDREKLTGQDSAFKDDGNPEDVSSRSTGNGVFGGKPMLIPVINSRSQRLSSKELPDSSSPVPTNSIRIIKRSIKLTLNG, from the exons TACTCCTAGGCTGCAGAATGACCCTCAAAAGCACTATGGAATTACTTCTCCAATTAGCTTGGCTCCTCCTAAGGATATAGATTGCGTTCATACGCAGAAGCTGGTTGAAGCGATGAAACCATTTGGGGTAtttgaagatgaggaagaactGAACCACAG gctgGTTGTTCTTGGTAAACTGAATAACTTGGTCAGAGAATGGATTTCAGAACTTGGTGAGAGCAAG AATCTTCCCCCTTCAGCAGTAGCAAATGTTGGtggcaaaatatttacatttggtTCTTACAGGCTTGGAGTACACACTAAAG GTGCTGACATAGATGCTGTTTGTGTTGCTCCTAGACATGTAGAAAGATCGGATTTCTTTCAGTCGTTCTTTGAAAAACTAAAACATCAGGAGGGAATAAAAAATCTAAGA GCAGTTGAAGATGCATATGTACCAGTTGTCAAGTTTGAATTTGATGGCATTGAG atTGATCTTGTGTTTGCAAGACTGTCTATGCAAACTGTTTCTGACAATCTTGATCTCAGAGATGACTCGCGTCTCAGAAGCCTGGATATAAGATGTATACGGAGCTTAAATG gctGCAGAGTTACTGATGAAATACTACATCTAGTGCCAAATAAAGAGAACTTCCGGCTCACGCTCCGTGCAATTAAACTGTGGGCAAAAC GACGTGGCATTTACTCCAACATGCTGGGATTTCTTGGTGGGGTTTCCTGGGCCATGCTAGTAGCAAGAACATGTCAACTCTATCCAAATGCTTTGGCTTCTACTCTTGTTAACaagtttttcttggttttttcaAAATG GGAATGGCCAAATCCTGTATTGCTGAAACAACCTGAAGAGAGCAATCTTAACTTACCAGTATGGGACCCTAGG GTGAACCCATCAGACAGATATCATGTAATGCCTATCATCACCCCAGCCTATCCACAGCAGAACTCTACGTACAATGTATCTACATCAACGCGAGCGGTAATGGTAGAGGAGTTCAAACATG GTCTTGCAGTTACAAATGAGATTCTCCAAGGAAAATCAGACTGGTCAAAGCTCTTTGAACCACTGAACTTCTTCCAGAAATACAA aCATTATATTGTGCTGACTGCTAGTGCCTCTACTGAAGAGCATCACTTAGAGTG GATTGGCCTTGTTGAATCTAAAATTCGTGTGCTGGTTGGAAACTTGGAGAGGAATGAATTTATAACTATTGCACATGTAAAGCCACAGTCTTTCCCTGGCAACCGAGAACTTTGTAAACA GAGTGGATATGTGTCAATGTGGTTTCTTGGAATCGTATTTAGGAAagtggaaaatgcagaaagtgtTAACATTGATTTAACCTGTGTTATACAGTCATTCACAGATACAG TTTACAGGCAGGCTAGCAATCTCAATGTGCTGAAGGAAGGTATGAAGATTGAGGCAGCTCATGTGAAGAGAAAGCATCTCCACTattttttgcctgcagaaaccttacagaaaagaaagaag CAAAGCATGCCAGGTATTAGTCAAAATGCTAGTGGGCTTCAGTGCAAAAGGACTTCTTCAGATGGAAGCTGTTTGGACAGTTCCAGAGACATGGACTCCAGAACACCGTATAATTCCTCTTCATTAAATAAGATTTCTAAATTGGACACTTGTACAGCAGAGATAGAAAG aaatgctgtgtaTCGGAAATCTAATGGTGTTAACAATAGAGAGAAGATACCTTGTGTAGCTGTGTCATCAGTGTCTAAGGGACTCCCCATTCCTGTTATCGATTCAA AAATGGAGGCTACAATTGCAATAAGAACATTGGGACCTCCAGCTGGTTGCAACATTCCAGGACATAACACAATTTCTCAGCTCAGAGCATGTTTTGTCCAAGGACAGCATGAATTAAGTGGGACTCCAATTACAGATCCTAAGACTGCTGCACCTAAACGACCTTATTCAGTGACCACTAAAGGACCTCATTCACTTACATCAGAAGAATGCCCCAAAAAACCAGTAGACAGAGAAAAG TTAACTGGCCAGGATTCAGCATTCAAAGATGATGGCAATCCAGAAGATGTCAGCAGCAGATCTACAGGCAAT GGTGTCTTTGGAGGAAAACCCATGCTGATTCCAGTTATCAACTCAAGATCACAG AGGCTTTCCAGCAAAGAACTACCAGATTCTTCATCTCCTGTTCCAACAAATAGTATTCGTATTATTAAAAGATCCATCAAACTTACCCTTAATGGGTAA